The DNA region CCCGTATCCAACAATGTAGTGACATACAAAAAGTGTTTACTATTTACACTCATCCTAAACCAACTGATTGGAACTTCCAATACTTGCATAGACTTTCCTCGCTGATGGAAGTTAATCATTTCTTGAGAAAAACTACCATCACCCAATAGCTACTTCAAGCAGTAAAAATCACAACAACTACTACAACTCAACCTTAACTAGTAAAATGAATCCTGTACATCTATTTTGCTCCATTTGGGCCTATAACATTGTGAGGATTTCCTAGTGGCCGAAGCAGTGGGAGAGTTAACATGAGTTTGCAGGTTCGACAGAACAACAGTTTCGACTCAAACCCTCTATGTGTAGAGAGAGAATGAACAACAAATATCGATAGAGTTAGATGCGTATTTCGAAACCCGTATCTCCAACTCAAAACCTAAAACATCTAATTTTTTGAATTAGCCACTTGGTCTAAGAGTTGAAATAATAACCTTGAGAATCAAACTTAAAATCATAATATCGATGAGAGTGGTTGAATTATTGCCATTTGGGTACACATATTACCTAATCCCTATGTGACGAGAGGTGGCAGGTTCCTGAACTAGTGGATTTGCTTGCAAATTGGCACATCACCTTATAAAATAAGACCTATTGCAAGGATATCATAAGACGACTAGTCCCCGCCATAATTATCCTCTGTACTCCCCACTCAACATGAATCCTTTAGACACTAGCGAACACAAGAAGATAAGCAAGAAACCCACTCATAGGAAACATTTCCTTCATACCGAGCACACCCAAATACTAGTAAATATGGAGAAGATAGGCAGAGGAGACTAGCTATGTGCCTCTCCCACATACAAGACAAAGAATGTAACAACAAATAATTACATACCAAGGTTTTGCGGAACTCTTGTTGGGCAGCTTCTCTTTCCATAGCTTTAGTTTTCTTCTCAGCAGCTTTAGCAACTTTCCTCTCTTCATTAGCAATTCTTTGCGCTTCCTTTTTCGCTGCGTCTTTCCTCATTTTCTCAATCCTCTGCATCTCCATTTCATGTATGTACTCTTTCCTAACTTCCCTCACTTTTTTGGCGTATTCGCGCCGTAAAAACGCGAGCTTAGCTTCAGCTTCTTTAGGATCTTTAGGTTTTGTCCATGAATTAAGGTACTTGTTTGCTGGAAGGAACCCGTGGCTGTTCCTGTCATCGTTGTGATGAGATTTTACGGCGGACCCGCCCGCGGCGGTGGTGGAAATTGATCGGAAAAAGGGCTTTAGGGTTTGGCCACGGAGGAGTTGCATTTTGCTGCTTTTTTCGTTTTCGTATTCGTATGTTGTGAGGTGCTGAGATGCACTTATACACAACTAGTGTATATTGGAGTCAATTCCTCAAATAGTGATTCAACTTGTAGAAAAAAAATATGAgataaggcatcattaccccTCACCTTGTAGCTTTTTTACTACGACACACTTTATCTAATTTTTTATTCTATTACCCTCCTAAACTATTTAAAACTGTAATATTTTATCCCTAAATGCTGACGTGACAAGGAGAGTGTGTACATAAAAAACagaaaaacttaattttttttcttaaaaatctatatcttcttaaaatatgaatatagttttccacattttaaaaaaataattaattttttcaaaattttataaaaaatcagtttttttcaaattttgacaagaaaaacactttttccgaattttatttgaaaaataaaagtgtcctaagaaaatgaaattatGAAAATCAAAATCTTTTAAGacatttttaaaataataatcagGCTTTtcatatttttaacaaatccattttttcatttttttttttttttaaaaaagggctTATTTAAAGCTTTAtttttttcccttcttgccaTTTGGGCTTGTTTTGTAATAATTCTGATCAGCTTCTAGGCCCAGTTGTCTTTTAGTTGGCCCTGGCCCACTCCCTATTAAACTATTGGACTCTTTGACTTTTGCCCTTTTATCTACTGGATAAAATAGACTGCCAGTTTTTGAATTAAAGCTGTCCAACAGACTGCCCCTTTTTGAATTAAAGTTGTCCCTTTGTACCTTCTCATATGATACAGTGTTCGAGGTACCAACTTCTTCCGACGTCTTCCTTATCTCGGGGGCAGTGCCGTTTCCGGCTAGATTAACGACGGTGTGCAGATCTTCTAAAATTGAGAGTTCGAAACCCCAATCTTCTTTGAGCGATTCTATGGTCCTCGGAATTACCTTCATGTTCTTCTCCACACAGATACGAGCCCATAGCATGTGTGTTCTATGTTTCGTGTCTTCATCTACTCCGACGTAACCTCCACACTTGTTCCCAATAAATTTGAATGTCTCTGTTGACCAGGCATGGAGTGGAATTCCGAAAACCTTTATCCATTTATGTTTTGACTTTTTTGTGGTTAGCTTTGATCCGGCCACTGGCGTCCACCATTCGAGAGTCAGCCTCCTCCCTTTCCAGAACCAAACACCTGCTTTAACCCTACTTGCCTCCAGTCTGGATGGGAGCTCAAAGAGAAATTGGTTATGGTTAATGGGTGTGACTTTAAGTCCTGCAGTGACTTGCCACCTGCCCACAAACCATTTTTGGATGATATCTGCATTTGGGCTTATATTAAATGGATCATTAAATTCTCCCACAAGACACCTCGAGATTTCATAAATATAACTAGAAATAAGAGTTTTGGTTATGCATTTAAAAGCATAGAGTTGCAGAAAATATAACACATCAAGGGATGAGAAGGAGATGTGAAGTTATGCCTAAGAATTCCAATAATAGCATATGCAGAAAGATATCAGATAACTTATTAGACATGTGCTTTGTCGCTTAAAGCAAGGAAGCGATGCGAAGTGAGGGGCTATCGCTTCAGAAAAGTGTCTGCTTCTAATAATGACATGTTTGTCAGTTTTTTGAATCTCAACTTTAGAGGAATTGGATAATATCAGCATAACTGTATAGTGGATGCTGAAATTAGTTATTTTAATTACAATTTGATTATTATAGTACTAAATTCATACATATTTGGTACTTTAGCTTTCCATAAATTTGGTGCTTCACTTAAGAAAAGCATGCGTTTCACTTCAGTTTTTTTTGCCTTAAACTCCATGGACCTGATCGTTCTTTTGCActtatttctttttaaaataCTGGTTGTTTACAACTTTTGTTATTAGTTGTAGTCAGTTCATCTCTTCAGTTCACATGTTGGGTTTGTATAGGTTTTTTCTTGATGAGCCAGATTTTAATCTATCCAGAAGGTACTGAGTAGGTTTTCCTTGGGTAAATTTCTTGTGGCACTTCAACTCATCATAGAATATATTTGTAGCGCTGAAAGCATTTGCGAGCGTTTGCCATTTTTTCACACTGTTGTTCTGAATTTTGCTCACTTGCAAATGCAAATAATCTTTGGTTTGTTCTTGAAATTGTTATTCTTCCTCAAACGATTTTGGTCGACCGTTGTTGGTAGGACTGTTTTGAATAAATTCCAGGATGtaacttaattattttttttatctttatttttggTACCACCCGCCTCCCCCTGACCCTGCTAACGCTGGATGCTTTGTGGATCGGGATGCCCTTTTACCCTTGTGGACTCTACTCTCAACTCCCGGTAACAATTGAGAAAATTATCTGTTTATTTGATTGCTAAATCTGGCAGGAATTTTACTAACACAATTGGGAGTGTGTATTTAACTCGATCTAGTCACCAAACCTAGAAAAATATCGATCTGGTGAGAATGTGTTATTAGTCCCTTTAATATATGGATCTGGTGTGTCTGCTAAGCTAGCCTTTCCATTTTTACTTCCTAAATGCCTCTCCACATCCTATAATGGAGACAAGTACACCAACTTAAGTTGTTTTTACCTCAGTTGTCTTaaattttcttcattttatttgtATTCCTGCTTTGCCTGTTGCtctttttgataaggtaaataattttattaatgtTGGGAGAATCCCATATACAAGCCGTATACCAAAAAGAAGAGAATCTAAACCAAAACATTGTTCTCTACGAAAGAGAACCAATTACATCTGTAACACAAGCACCTTATGGGTGGTGCCATTTATTTGTATTCATGTTTTGCTTGTTGCTTTTGTAGTTTATATGAttattatttatgttttgatgTTTTAACTTCTTGTGGCTAATGATGCACTTGGACTAACAGGTTGGAGCAAAAGATCACCAGCGTTTCCAAGCATCTTATGCAATTTTGCTGAAGGCCCGCTTGACTGCATTGAAGAAGAGGGAGAGGAATTCGAAAAAGAAATCTGCTGCTACCAAGGCCTCTACATGAACTTTAGTCCGTAGAGTCAATTCAATGAACCCAATTCGTGCTCCACGAACTCGTTCGTGCTCCTCACGAACATGAAGAAATCCAGGCAGTAGCTACCGTCATTGATTTCTTCATGTTCGTGAGGAGCACGAACGAGTTCGTGGAGCACGAATTGGGTTCATTGAATTGACTCTACGGACTGTGAATTTAAGGTACATCTACCGTAGTCTTGGGTTCGATTTCTTTCACTTCCCTCTCTTTTCTCTGATTCTGCTATCTAATTAACAACTAATGATTAATCCTTACttggttgttaactagttcttcaGTCGGAATTTCTTTTATActaatttctttcaagcttttctcattTTAACCTCGTTGAAACTTCTTTGGCTCCGTTCGTTTGTTTTAATCGGGTCGTCCATCTTTCAATTGACAAGAATCTATTTCTTCCACAAAGAATTAGCGACCTTGTGAATTAATTTGGATAAGCGGTTCGTTGACAACTTCGGAAGGACACTAAAGTGTGGTAATGTTTGAGTGCAAATATGAGTGATATGAGGAACTTTACTACTAATTTTGTTTGCTCATTTTGTAGGTACAAGAAGAGAAGTCATAACGAGATGAGATATAAGGAATCATGTCATCCATAGCCTCGGAATCTTGTGGTGACGACATGGAAGGCTATGCCTATGGTAATGGAGTATATGGCTATTATAGTGAAGAAGACTATGGAGACAATGGTGGTCAATATGAACATGACCAATGTGATGGCGGAGAGTACTACTCTGAAGGTGAATATGAGACTAATGGATCTCATGGGTATTATGAAGAGGATGAAGGAGTAGAGGAGCTTTATGAAGAATTCtatggtgaagaagaaagctTTGACGGTTCTCATACTACACAGCAATGATATGGAGGCAGCTTGAGGTATATTCCTTCCTCACACCTACGTTATGAATCAATTGCTGAAAACTTGCATGAATTAGGAAGTTGTGACGAACATGACCCTTGTAGGTATGCACTTTCTGGTGAATATGTCTATGAAGATAGTTATTTTGAATATGATATTTGTGAAGAGTCTTTTAGTGGATATTCACGTACATTGCCTTGTGGTACTACTTATCCCAAGCAAGATGGTATAAGTGTGTGGGTTGGACCATTTATGTTTTGATGTTTTAACTTCTTGTGGCTAATGATGCACTTGGACTAACAGGTTGGAGCAAAAGATCACCAGCATTTCCAAGCATCTTATGCAATTTTGCTGAAGGCCCGCTTGATTGCATTGAAGAAGAGGGAGAGGAAGGATAAGAGGAAAGCTGCTGATTCTGACAAAAAGACTGAAAATTCAAAAAAGAAATCTGCAGCTACCAAGGCCTCTACACGAACTTTAGTCCGTAGAGTCAATTCAATAAACCCAATTCGTGCTCCACGAACTCGTTCGTGCTCCTCACGAACATGAAGAAATCCAGGCAGTAGCTACCGTCATTGATTTCTTCATGTTCGTGAGGAGCACGAACGAGTTCGTGGAGCACGAATTGGGTTCATTGAATTGACTCTACGGACTGTGAATTTAAGGTACATCTACCGTAGTTTGGTGGATATGTCTATGAAGATAGTTATTTTGAATATGATATTTGTGAAGAGTCTTTTAGTGGATATTCATGTACATTGCCTTGTGATACTACTTATCCCAAGCAAGGTGGTATAAGTGTGTGGGTTGGACCAAGTAGGAATCGTCctaggagaaaaaaaaagagtatacaTAGAGAGTATAAATTTCCTGCTTCAAGAAATTCAATGGATCATGCTTCTTATCCTGATACGAATGTTCCATATTCTCAATATGGTTATGATGTTGGAGGTAGGAGGGAAGTATCGATAGGTGATGGAAGTAGAGGAAATGCAAGGTTTCAAGGAAGAAATGACCCGAAGAGGCAAATCCTTGAGACAAAAGTAAGTCTCCTTGGTAGTGCGGGGTACTCCCTTGTGTTTAGTGATAGTATAGCAACTACCTTGCCCTTCAAGCGGTTAAAGAGTTGGGAATACCTTGTGTGATCAGACGAAATCCTTATGATGATCAAAGAGGTACTTGGTGGATAGGAGCGCGAAGATATTCTTTGCCCATGGCAACTACCAAGAGGAAATTCAGTGCGATGTACTTCCCCTAGATAATTGTCACTTTTGTCTGGGAGATCCTTGGTACCAAGAACATTGGGTTTCATATGAGCGAGAATAGTACAAGTATGTAGTGGACAATAAAGTGGGATTTCTCTTTGCACCCATACTCCCTAAAGAAGAAGCAAGTGCAAGTGAACCCCTTCCTATGGTGAGTGACCCAGGTCCTTCATGAGTGGAAAGGATAGCCAACGATATCAAAGTGATGGAAGAGCATCTACACCTAATAATGGAATGCTTAATCAAGGAGCAACAAATGAAGGGAAAGAAATCTAATCCTTGTGAAGCGAAAGAAGAGATTGAAGTGGATGGTTTCCCTAATCCTCCCCAAAGAATGTTTGACACTTGTCCCAACTCCTATGAAAgtgagagagaaaagattgagaggagtaagggagagAAAATTGACAACTCTAGATTGAAAAAAGGAGAGGTTGTGGGGAGTAATGTGAGAGGGTAGTCACAACCCAATTCTAACTcatgtatctttttttttcttttctagctGTCTTGATAATGGTGTAGGTATTATTGGAAGCAAACCGATTGATGAGCCTCAAACTTTGAAAGTTCATGGTGTAGTTGAACGCTTCCCCAAGGAGCAAATGGActccaaagttgaaaaccacggtAAAGAAGATACTTTATAtgaacttcaaggtaaaatagATAATCTTAACACTCCAATTAATGTTCATATTCATGTTGTTGACTTGAGTGTGAATGATAGCTTGTCGTTATGTGAGCTTAATGAGTCTTTACCATGTGTTGAGCTTAGTTCTTTAAAGATTATTAACAATGTTGTTGATATGGGTGTTCCAATACTAGTttatcctattgatgaccgaattgattcttcttgtgagatcaatttatgtccacctagtgttgacacttgtgatttgGATGTTAGTGCATTGTCATGTGAAATGATAGCTCACACACTAGatgatcctagcgatgaccgaattgattcttctagcaGGATCGAGTTGCGTCCAACTAGTATGGATACTTGTGTTGATCAATTTGTTTGTTATGTTAGTCCACTAATTGAGGAACTTTGTGATATGCCTAATGAACCTCAAattagtgataatgttgatataattGATCATATAGATAGTCATGAAAAGGAAATTGCTTTTAAAAATGACGTTTGTCTTTATGAGAGTGAAATTACATGTTTGGAATCCTCAACTCTTATTGATTGTCCTCTCTTTAgagataatgtcttatttgatgtTGCATGACTAGTGAAAAGACTGTACCTAGTGGAATGCATGGTAATGTTGAGAATGTAGCCACATTTGGAGGCTACAATGTGTTTAGTAGCCCACTATGGGATGATGATACCCTTTCCAAATGAGAAACTTCCCTCTTTAGGGATTGTGAAGTGAAGCTTGGTCATGACAACAAGCATAGGATGGGTGAAGTTGTTGACCCCATCCCCGGAGATGAAAAGTCCTTCTTGAGAGTTTGTGACCCACTTGACGGACCAACATTGTATTTTGGAAAGGCTTTCGAAAATGAAGAGTGCtctttcaagaaggggagaaatGTGCAAGGAAAGGAGCCTACATTTTGGAATGTCTATACTAGATCTTCTAACCTCAAGGGTGAGGAGATGCTACTCGAAGCTTGGCATAGGTTCGATGAGTGTAAAGGTAAAACTCTCTCTCTTGATAAACTTAGTTATTTGACTAACTTATTTGTGAAGGTTCATCAAAGGAGAAGTCTTGAAAAGGAAAACCATGGGAGAAGACCTCATTGGACTACACTTTGGTATGAAGTCACATCTTGTACTTCCTTCAAGGACGGTATGTATTTGTGGCTCATGCTTATTCTTGGGCTTCTGAAACCATGGAGGTAACTTCTTTATGTGATGAGTATAGTAGTAGCACGTCTATCCAATCATGTGATTCTTGCCTAGCGTTATTACTTGACTTCATTTTAAGTTTGCATGGGGAATGTGAGCAAAATAGTGTGGGGAATACCTTCGTATTTGACCCTGGTGTTGACTTAGGAGTGATCCCTTTCTTAAAGAGGGCTAGTGTGATGATTAGACCCTTAACTTGGGTTGGGCTTGTTTGTGAAATTGCAATTAGCCATGAGGGATATTACTTGTTTCTTGACTTAAGGGGAGATATGTACTTCTTGATTGCTAGGACCAATGAGAACTTGCATGTTTGTTTTCTTAAATGCATTGGTTCCTTAATTTACCCTTTTGCCTACATGTCTTGAATAGCCAAGTGTCTGGGGCATTATTTGGATACTTACACTTTCTAGATCCTTATGATGCTTAGTTATATCATAAAAGTGAGTCATTTAGTGTGTTGGTCGTATGCTTTGCTTACTTTAGGTATATCATTTGTCTTATGATAATTACCTTGTGTGTTTTGTGAGGGTGCATGTACTCATTATCTCCTATGTTTTGCAAGGTTCAGATTCGAAGACGAATTCTttccaagaaggggaggatgatgcGATCCCAAGAAGCACGCATGAATCAAGATACTTCGTCCGAGGCAAAGCCAAGGAACTTCGAGCCTTACAAGCCACGGTGATGCGAAGAGAGGCTTTGGAGACCTTTGAGTAGCTTCATAAGAGAGCATATGATGTGTGGATGATTGTTTGGTCGCATGGAAGGAGATGATGGCGGTTAGTCATGCAAAGAGGCTAGTCTTTGAAGTCAAGCCATCATCATAAAGAAGAcatttttgcaacacttagtatgttttttcatactttgaccaatgattagtcgtgtgtgaagactccgaaacgtcaatattttatttagaacctgatattttttctgcgtataataatgtaggctcaatacatcaagg from Lycium barbarum isolate Lr01 chromosome 10, ASM1917538v2, whole genome shotgun sequence includes:
- the LOC132612671 gene encoding uncharacterized protein LOC132612671, whose protein sequence is MQLLRGQTLKPFFRSISTTAAGGSAVKSHHNDDRNSHGFLPANKYLNSWTKPKDPKEAEAKLAFLRREYAKKVREVRKEYIHEMEMQRIEKMRKDAAKKEAQRIANEERKVAKAAEKKTKAMEREAAQQEFRKTLASSSRYPML